A genomic stretch from Patagioenas fasciata isolate bPatFas1 chromosome 10, bPatFas1.hap1, whole genome shotgun sequence includes:
- the LOC139828726 gene encoding olfactory receptor 14J1-like, producing MSYDRYVAICKPLHYGTLLGSRACVHMAAAAWATGFLNALLHTANTFSLPLCKGNALDQFFCEIAQILKLSCSHSYLRERGILVVGVLVAFPCFVFVLFSYVQIFRAVLRIPSEQGRHKAFSTCLPHLAVVSLYVSTGIFTYLKPPSISSPSLDLLVSVLYSVVPPAVNPLIYSMRNQEIKDALCKLMTDIFLKQVFSSASA from the coding sequence atgtcgtacgaccgctacgttgccatctgcaaacccctgcactacgggaccctcctgggcagcagagcttgtgtccacatggcagcagctgcctgggccactgggtttctcaatgctctgctgcacacggccaatacattttcactgcccctgtgcaagggcaatgccctggaccagttcttctgtgaaatcgcccagatcctcaagctctcctgctcacactcctacctcagggaacgtGGGATTCTTGTGGTCGGTGTCTTAGTAGCCTTTCCGTGTTTTGTTTtcgttcttttctcctatgtgcagatcttcagggccgtgctgaggatcccctctgagcagggacggcacaaagccttttccacctgcctccctcacctggccgtggtctccctgtatgtcagcactggcatattcacctacctgaagcccccctctatctcttccccatccctggatctgctggtgtctgttctgtactcggtcgtgcctccagccgtgaaccccctcatctacagcatgaggaaccaggagatcaaggatgccctgtgcaaactgatgactgatattttcctgaagcaagtcttctcgtcagcttctgcatag
- the LOC139828727 gene encoding olfactory receptor 14J1-like gives MSYDRYVAICKPLHYGTLLGSRACVHMAAAAWATGFLNALLHTANTFSLPLCKGNALGQFFCEIPHILKLSCSHSYLREVWLLVVSACLAFSCFVFIVLSYVQIFRAVLRIPSEQGRHKAFSICLPHLAVVSLFVSTAMFVHLKPNSISSPSVDLVVSVLYSVVPPAVNPLIYSIRNQEL, from the coding sequence atgtcctacgaccgctacgttgccatctgcaaacccctgcactacgggaccctcctgggcagcagagcttgtgtccacatggcagcagctgcctgggccactgggtttctcaatgctctgctgcacacagccaatacattttcactgccactgtgcaagggcaatgccctgggccagttcttctgtgaaatcccccacatcctcaagctctcctgctcacactcctatcttagggaagtttggcttcttgtggtcagtgcctgtttagcattttcgtgttttgtgttcattgtgttgtcctatgtgcagatcttcagggccgtgctgaggatcccctctgagcagggacggcacaaagccttttccatctgcctccctcacctggccgtggtctccctgtttgtcagcactgccatgtttgtgcacctgaagcccaactccatctcttctccttctgtggatctggtggtgtctgttctgtactcggtggtgcctccagcagttaaccccctcatctacagcatcaggaaccaggagctctag
- the LOC139828728 gene encoding olfactory receptor 14J1-like yields MSYDRYVAICKPLHYGTLLGSRACVHMAAAAWATGFLNALLHTANTFSLPLCKGNALGQFFCEIPQMLKLSCSDTYLRELGLLLVSCCLAFMCFIFIVVSYVQIFRAVLRIPSEQGRHKAFSTCLPHLAVVSLFVSTGIFAHLKPPSVSSSSLDLVVSVLYSVLPPAVNPLIYSMRNQELKDALCKLESIIC; encoded by the exons atgtcctacgaccgctacgttgccatttgcaaacccctgcactacgggaccctcctgggcagcagagcttgtgtccacatggcagcagctgcctgggccactgggtttctcaatgctctgctgcacacggccaatacattttcactgcccctgtgcaagggcaatgccctgggccagttcttctgtgaaatcccacagatgctcaagctctcctgctcagacacctacctcagggaacttgggcttcttctggtcagttgctgtttagctttcatgtgtttcattttcattgtggtgtcctatgtgcagatcttcagggccgtgctgaggatcccctctgagcagggacggcacaaagccttttccacctgcctccctcacctggccgtggtctccttgtttgtcagcactggcatatttgctcacctgaagcccccctctgtctcctcctcatccctggatctggtggtgtctgttctgtactcagtgttacctccagcagtgaaccccctcatctacagcatgaggaaccaggagctcaaggatgccctgtgcaaactc gagagtattatatgctaa